From Cyclopterus lumpus isolate fCycLum1 chromosome 4, fCycLum1.pri, whole genome shotgun sequence, a single genomic window includes:
- the crlf1b gene encoding cytokine receptor-like factor 1b: MFSFTFLLLLVPRALLSSRQVAVISPQDPVLRIGSSLTASCTLSPELGLHAGTLYWTLNGMSLPGSTYSVVSPDTLSVTLRNLSGSRQQSGDNLVCHAADGHVLAGSCLYVGRPPEKPVNLTCLSHNTKDLSCKWSPGGRGETHVRTKYTLKYKLRWYGQEKECEIYSAGKQRYSCYIPRNLALFTPYEIWVEAANQLGAATSDITTLDILDVVTTDPPANVQVSRVGDLEDQLTVRWASPPELKDILFQAKYQIRYRLEDSTEWKVVDDVGNQTSCRLAGLRPGIVYFVQVRCNPVGIYGSRKPGIWSDWSHPAAASTPSNERLQSGSCDPKPGEQNSTLRRELKQFFGWVRKHASGCSGMSIKLYDQWRVWLQKSHRTRNQILQDDNL, from the exons ATGTTCTCCTTCacgtttctcctcctcctggttcCACGTGCGCTGCTGTCCTCCAGAC AAGTCGCAGTCATCTCCCCTCAGGATCCCGTCCTGCGTATCGGCTCCAGCCTGACAGCCTCGTGCACGCTGAGCCCCGAGCTGGGCCTCCACGCCGGCACGTTGTACTGGACCCTGAACGGGATGAGTCTGCCCGGCAGCACCTACAGCGTGGTGAGCCCCGACACCCTGAGCGTCACGCTCCGAAACCTCAGCGGCTCCCGGCAGCAGTCCGGAGACAACCTGGTGTGCCACGCAGCGGACGGACACGTGCTGGCCGGCTCGTGTCTCTACGTGGGCA GGCCTCCAGAAAAGCCGGTCAATTTAACATGTTTGTCCCACAACACAAAGGACTTGAGCTGCAAGTGGAGCCCGGGGGGGCGCGGTGAGACCCACGTCCGAACCAAATACACCCTCAAGTACAAATTGAG GTGGTACGGGCAAGAGAAGGAGTGTGAGATTTACAGCGCGGGGAAGCAGCGTTACTCCTGCTACATCCCCCGCAACCTCGCCCTCTTCACCCCCTATGAGATCTGGGTGGAGGCCGCCAACCAGCTGGGCGCCGCCACCTCGGACATCACCACCCTGGACATCCTCGATGTCG TGACCACTGACCCTCCTGCCAACGTGCAGGTGAGTCGTGTCGGCGACCTTGAGGACCAGCTGACGGTCCGCTGGGCCAGCCCCCCCGAGCTCAAGGACATCCTGTTTCAGGCCAAATACCAGATCCGCTACCGGCTGGAGGACAGCACTGAATGGAAG GTGGTGGATGATGTGGGAAACCAGACGTCATGTCGGCTCGCAGGCCTCCGGCCCGGTATCGTCTATTTTGTCCAGGTGAGGTGCAATCCAGTGGGCATCTACGGCTCCAGGAAGCCCGGCATCTGGAGCGACTGGAGCCACCCGGCTGCCGCCTCCACGCCCAGCAATG AGAGGCTGCAGAGCGGCTCCTGCGATCCGAAGCCCGGTGAGCAGAACTCCACCCTGCGACGGGAACTCAAGCAGTTCTTCGGCTGGGTCCGCAAGCACGCGTCCGGCTGCAGCGGCATGTCAATCAAACTGTACGACCAGTGGAGGGTGTGGCTGCAGAAATCGCACAGAACGCGCAACCAG atTCTGCAAGACGATAATTTATAG
- the tmem59l gene encoding transmembrane protein 59-like produces MLRLGGTMCGFSALISVLFAGLATASSDLFDNQLGDINYCKRQCQLTIKNKSPAKDSIMNACHRGCRLYSICQFVNGNAGFNASREECQGACQEAYIKLLEQGACCTGCASQPSEPELKRRKLRAMTLRPKPPSVMEAVSSWCNDIVSSAQSFISSTWTFYLQADDGKVVVFQSQPEMEYSLPELQAPRSNVADKPWPQVHSHTQRPHGVRGHGERGASKVGGKGKHPVQHTDDPTAEHDFLGCMSRRSGLPRWILAACLFLSIMVMLWLSCASLVTAPEQHIKTQLSINGDKEFLDNAHKVNPYHLSPVIAVAMEQSEESQEAGPLPVKVDLDKTCV; encoded by the exons ATGCTTCGGCTCGGCGGCACGATGTGCGGCTTCTCGGCCCTGATCTCGGTGCTTTTCGCCGGACTCGCGACGGCGTCCTCGGATCTGTTCGACAACCAACTGGGCGACATCAATTACTGCAAAAGGCAATGCCAGCTCACCATCAAAAACAAAAGCCCCGCTAAA GACTCCATAATGAACGCCTGTCACCGCGGCTGTCGCCTCTACTCCATCTGCCAGTTTGTCAACGGCAACGCCGGCTTCAACGCCAGCAGGGAGGAGTGTCAGGGAG cctgCCAGGAGGCATACATTAAGCTGCTGGAGCAGGGGGCCTGCTGCACCGGCTGTGCCAGCCAGCCCTCTGAACCTGAGCtcaagaggaggaag CTCAGGGCCATGACTCTCCGCCCGAAGCCCCCCTCTGTGATGGAGGCCGTTTCCAGTTGGTGCAACGACATCGTCAGCTCCGCCCAGAGTTTCATCTCCTCCACCTGGACCTTCTACCTGCAGGCCGATGATGGCAAGGTCGTGGTCTTTCAG aGCCAACCAGAGATGGAGTACTCTCTGCCCGAGCTGCAGGCTCCTCGATCCAACGTGGCGGACAAACCCTGGCCTCAGGTCCACTCTCACACCCAGAGACCCCACG GTGTGAGGGGACACGGTGAGAGGGGAGCATCCAAAGTGGGAGGCAAAGGGAAACACCCGGTCCAGCACACAGACGACCCCACGGCCGAGCACGACTTCCTCGGCTGCATGTCAAG ACGTTCGGGCCTCCCGCGGTGGATTTTAGCCGCGTGTCTCTTCCTGTCCATCATGGTCATGCTGTGGCTCAGCTGTGCCAGCCTCGTCACTGCACCGGAGCAGCACATCAAGacgcag CTGAGCATCAACGGGGATAAAGAGTTTCTGGATAATGCCCACAAAGTCAACCCGTACCACCTGAGTCCTGTGATCGCCGTTGCCATGGAGCAATCGGAGGAGAGCCAGGAGGCGGGGCCTCTGCCGGTGAAGGTTGACCTCGACAAAACCTGCGTTTAG